In Fusarium oxysporum Fo47 chromosome VII, complete sequence, the following proteins share a genomic window:
- a CDS encoding nucleoside phosphorylase domain-containing protein, whose translation PLKRQKTSYASAENGLLYDRYTIAWICALHFEMAAALAMMDEIHGQLPRRFNDHNAYTLGSIENHNIVIACLPEGQYGTINAASVLTNMKRTFPSIRHGLMVGIGGAAPAKKDIRLGDIVVGTRVMQYDLGKILSGGEIQRTATPKSPEQSLCTAVANLRASHEIYPTRVPAILWERMQRNAEYHRPSAPDHLFQASYEHDPSMANCQTCDQSQLEQREARRSCEPKIHYGAIASSNQVMKDAVTRDRLAHELDIICFEMEAAGLMDVLPVPVFPSKQALVTVDNS comes from the exons CCCCTGAAGCGACAGAAGACGTCGTATGCGAGCGCGGAGAACGGCCTGCTATACGATCGTTATACTATAGCCTGGATTTGCGCGCTTCACTTCGAGATGGCTGCCGCTTTGGCTATGATGGATGAGATTCATGGCCAACTACCGAGACGTTTCAATGATCACAATGCCTATACGCTTGGAAGTATTGAGAATCATAATATCGTTATCGCATGCTTGCCTGAAGGCCAATATGGGACTATCAATGCCGCAAGTGTGTTAACAAACATGAAGCGTACCTTTCCATCAATCCGCCATGGGTTAATGGTCGGTATCGGCGGTGCAGCACCTGCCAAAAAAGACATTCGCTTAGGCGATATCGTTGTGGGAACAAGGGTCATGCAATATGACCTTGGGAAGATTCTGAGTGGTGGTGAGATTCAGCGAACAGCCACCCCTAAATCCCCCGAGCAATCTCTGTGCACGGCTGTAGCAAACCTGCGAGCCAGCCATGAAATATACCCTACTCGTGTTCCGGCTATTCTATGGGAAAGAATGCAGAGAAATGCAGAATACCACCGTCCAAGCGCACCTGACCATCTATTTCAGGCATCATATGAACACGACCCCTCCATGGCAAATTGCCAAACCTGCGACCAGTCGCAGCTAGAGCAACGAGAGGCACGAAGATCTTGCGAGCCAAAGATCCATTATGGAGCAATTGCCTCCAGCAATCAGGTCATGAAGGATGCAGTTACCCGCGACCGTCTCGCCCACGAACTGGACATTATATGCTTCGAGATGGAGGCTGCAGGGTTGATGGACGTCCTCCCAGTGCCCGTTTTC CCGAGCAAGCAAGCCCTGGTGACCGTCGACAACAGCTAA